Part of the Nicotiana sylvestris chromosome 5, ASM39365v2, whole genome shotgun sequence genome is shown below.
TATATGTTAAAATAACAGTTTGTTACCGTATGGAGTCAATTTGTGCTACTATTGAAATCATTTCCTCGATCTTTTGTTATTATAGGCTTTATTATGCTAAGATTGGGGTTGGAACACCTTCAAATAGTTATTATGTCCAAGTGGATACAGGAAGTGACATTATGTGGGTTAACTGCATTACGTGTCAAGAATGCCCCAGAAGAGGCTATCATGGTGTACGTTTCTTTTAAATACACAATGACATATGTGTATATGTATGtttatgctttttttttttgtctatATATTTATTCTCACTATATGATTTGCTCTTGAAAGTAAAACAATTCTTCGTTGATGCTCTATTCTGTCCTTTTTTATCTGAATTTCTTTTGGGCAGCTGGAGCTAACACTCTACAATCCAAGGGATTCTCTCACTGGTAAACTCATTGTTTGTGGTCACTCATTTTGCAAAGACATCGACAGAGGTTCAGGATCAGGCTGCTCTGGTAATACTTCTTGTACTTATAGTCAAGTTTATGGAGATGGAAGCTATAGTAGGGGCTACTTTGTGGAGGATGTTGTCCAATATGATCAGGTGTCAGGTGATCTCCAAACTAAATCATCAAATGGGAGTGTTATTTTTGGGTAAGATGTATGTTATCTAACATGCGAGCGCAAGAATATTTCTGTAGCTCTTATAATCCTCAATCCATCGTTTGACTTGTTAAACATTTAATTGAACTAGGTGATCTTACATGATTCTCATGCTCGATAAAATCCTTGAGAGTGCACTTATTCCATTATTACAGAACTTGCAAATTTATGACCTTGCTGtatattaatttatcaaaatccaaTGAAAACCATTTCATCTGGAATTGGTTTTGCTTCCTCCTTTTGTCTATCTGATGAAGCAGAAGTTTCCAAGAGCATTTTCATTATTTCAGAAATCTAAAACTATTAATTAGTTGGGGTCTGAGATGGTAGGTAGTTATGTAGGAGGAGCAGAAGTAAGAGGAGTAAAAGTCAATTTCCGTTGTTTGGTGCTAGAAAGGTACGAAGGCAACATAAAGTTGGATCCTGACTCTTCACATTTTCTTTATAATATCATCCGACTTCATTACCTGCAATCCCTCTATAATTGGAAGGGAAGAATTAATGGATTAGGTAAAATTGTatttgcctatcttctaattttaCTGATAAACAAGGTGAAGAGGATTGTTTTCATCATTCTATATATGCGTCTGGCAAGGGATTAATATTTCACTGGGAAAGTAAATCAACTAGTCCATTTCTTCTTTGAACTAACATAAGGATAAAGGATATCTAGAATGGTCACAGCTTCTGTTAGCTGCCTTTCCTCCATTGCCAGGTTTCAAGTCCCAGACTCTTAGATATTTTGGGTTTTTTCTCCTTGCAATAAAATTTTCTActtttcttcaatctttgaatACCTTTCGCCAAAAATCCTTTATTTTAAATCTAAAGGCACCAAACAAATAAAAGCTTCCATTTGGGCTCTTGTTCATGGTCAATGATTTGCGACAGTCACTGAGCCAACAACATTTGTTTGTTTCTCATTTGGTTCCAATAATTATGCGTTAGTTGAGCCAAGCTCTGGTGACACCATTATCTTTTATTGCCTTTGTTGttattctttctcttttcttccttGGATAAGTTTATTGATGTTTTCCCTTGTATTCTCGGAGGTGTGGTGCTTCACAATCTGGGGATCTGAGTTCCTCTGATGAAGCTCTTGATGGGGTTCTTGGATTTGGGAAATCAAATTCATCCATGCTTTCCCAGCTGGCTTCATCTGGAAGAGTGACGAAAAAGTTTGCACACTGCTTAGATAGTGTGAACGGTGGTGGTATTTTTGCCATTGGGAATGTTGTGCAACCAAAAGTAAACATGACTCCTTTGGTACCTAATCAGTATGTAAATTTTCCACTAGAATATGAAGCTTTTGATTAGCTTGTGGTTGAGAAAATTGTAATGATTTAAATGCTTTAAATTGTTTTTGTTCTTAGGCCACATTACAATGTCAATATGATGGCAGTTGAAGTTGGTTATCAGTTTCTAAACCTGTCTGTTGATGTACTTATGAATGGAGAGAACAATGGAGTAAtaattgatagtggaacaacatTGGCTTATCTTCCTGAGGTGATTTATGGTCCACTAGTGAAAAAGGTAGTTTGCTACTATAGTTCGTTTAGTCTTTTTGGTGGCCACTTAATTGAATCTGAAATAGATATAAATGTTTGTACCTAAAATAATTGAAATGTTTGTATTTCTTCACTTCTGCCAGATATTCTCCTGGCAACCTGATCTGAAATTGCGTACAATTCATGATGAGTATACATGCTTTGAATACTCTGGAAGGTATGGAGCATACTGAGCACTCATCTCTTTACGCAGTCTGTAAGTGCATGATGTTACTTTGTCTTTCTAACTTGTggtttcttctttatttcatCATGTTACTCTTTCAATTTCTCAATCAACATCCTTATGAAGGATAACTTAGCTGCTGCTCTGTGCTTCAAGCGTGTTTATTCTGGAGCAGTGGCAATTGGATTCTAAAGGGCCGTCATGCTATCAGTTATACTCTACTTCTCAAGATATTGTTCGCAAGAGGTGGAATACGATGGCTAATTCTATCTCAAGATGAACTGAAAATTGATAAATGCATTGATTCAAATTCTTGTATCAAACTAGTGGAAATAAAATAAGGTCGAGCAATTTGCGCTGATCCATGAGACGCCT
Proteins encoded:
- the LOC104231591 gene encoding aspartic proteinase 36-like isoform X3, yielding MGKFDWRYVTLFVLILVWSVNGGIEGVIKVNYKFSGSERNLRALKAHDEMRHLRILAGIDLPIGGIGRPDSVGLYYAKIGVGTPSNSYYVQVDTGSDIMWVNCITCQECPRRGYHGLELTLYNPRDSLTGKLIVCGHSFCKDIDRGSGSGCSGNTSCTYSQVYGDGSYSRGYFVEDVVQYDQVSGDLQTKSSNGSVIFGCGASQSGDLSSSDEALDGVLGFGKSNSSMLSQLASSGRVTKKFAHCLDSVNGGGIFAIGNVVQPKVNMTPLVPNQPHYNVNMMAVEVGYQFLNLSVDVLMNGENNGVIIDSGTTLAYLPEVIYGPLVKKIFSWQPDLKLRTIHDEYTCFEYSGSVDDGFPQVTFHFENSLSLRVRPHEYLFPYEDLFCIGWQNSGTQSRDKWNLTLFGGSSSIELKDEITGSVRLVGAHSLSSGSSLTAQMALTIFLLLVALLHNYLFNW
- the LOC104231591 gene encoding aspartic proteinase 36-like isoform X1 produces the protein MGKFDWRYVTLFVLILVWSVNGGIEGVIKVNYKFSGSERNLRALKAHDEMRHLRILAGIDLPIGGIGRPDSVGLYYAKIGVGTPSNSYYVQVDTGSDIMWVNCITCQECPRRGYHGLELTLYNPRDSLTGKLIVCGHSFCKDIDRGSGSGCSGNTSCTYSQVYGDGSYSRGYFVEDVVQYDQVSGDLQTKSSNGSVIFGCGASQSGDLSSSDEALDGVLGFGKSNSSMLSQLASSGRVTKKFAHCLDSVNGGGIFAIGNVVQPKVNMTPLVPNQPHYNVNMMAVEVGYQFLNLSVDVLMNGENNGVIIDSGTTLAYLPEVIYGPLVKKIFSWQPDLKLRTIHDEYTCFEYSGSVDDGFPQVTFHFENSLSLRVRPHEYLFPYEDLFCIGWQNSGTQSRDKWNLTLFGGILMLADLVLSNKLVLYDLENQAIGWTEYNCSSSIELKDEITGSVRLVGAHSLSSGSSLTAQMALTIFLLLVALLHNYLFNW
- the LOC104231591 gene encoding aspartic proteinase 36-like isoform X2 produces the protein MGKFDWRYVTLFVLILVWSVNGGIEGVIKVNYKFSGSERNLRALKAHDEMRHLRILAGIDLPIGGIGRPDSVGLYYAKIGVGTPSNSYYVQVDTGSDIMWVNCITCQECPRRGYHGLELTLYNPRDSLTGKLIVCGHSFCKDIDRGSGSGCSGNTSCTYSQVYGDGSYSRGYFVEDVVQYDQVSGDLQTKSSNGSVIFGCGASQSGDLSSSDEALDGVLGFGKSNSSMLSQLASSGRVTKKFAHCLDSVNGGGIFAIGNVVQPKVNMTPLVPNQPHYNVNMMAVEVGYQFLNLSVDVLMNGENNGVIIDSGTTLAYLPEVIYGPLVKKIFSWQPDLKLRTIHDEYTCFEYSGSVDDGFPQVTFHFENSLSLRVRPHEYLFPYEDLFCIGWQNSGTQSRDKWNLTLFGDLVLSNKLVLYDLENQAIGWTEYNCSSSIELKDEITGSVRLVGAHSLSSGSSLTAQMALTIFLLLVALLHNYLFNW